From Anaerococcus urinomassiliensis:
ACTCTTATCAGCAGAAAAGTCATGGCGAAGAAATTATAAAGCTCCACAAATGGTTAATGTCCTGTCTTGGTCTATTCAGTTGTCAAGGTTCAAATCTATATATAACGAGGTTTTAAAAGTCCCTCTATATATAAACCTTAATTTTTATGCCTCTTGTTTCCATTTTTTTGAAGTATTTTTTAATTTCCCATAAAACAAGAAGATCCTTAGTAATTCCCTAATCTTCTACATCGAGTAGTTTTTTTAGTTTTTGTAATATTTTATTTCTTGATGTGAAAATTTTTTTGGAAGATACATCTTTTTCTTTTGCTAGATCTCGGATTGTTTTTTCTTCAAAATATAAAGCATCGATTATCTTTCTTTCTTCCTCATTTAAGTTATCAAGTGCCTTATATAGATCCCCTATTCTAAGCTTAGTCTCAATTATCTTTTCTACATTTACACTTTTATCT
This genomic window contains:
- a CDS encoding sigma factor-like helix-turn-helix DNA-binding protein: MSKEKYIYVDGKKIYVSDEIYREYKKLKNREEYLSRLDRKYRDLYFTSENDAIENIVDKSVNVEKIIETKLRIGDLYKALDNLNEEERKIIDALYFEEKTIRDLAKEKDVSSKKIFTSRNKILQKLKKLLDVED